One genomic region from Thalassomonas viridans encodes:
- a CDS encoding N-acetylmuramoyl-L-alanine amidase, translating into MFLGVNKRLAAFFTLCICIQAHAANSINGIRVWPAPESTRVVFDLSKKPDYKYFSLSSPQRLVIDFNDSKSLISFQNIIKNDRRIKKIRKSKPKNKNSTRVVLELADNYQLTVFPLAPIGQYGNRLVIDLYDKNRVSKAVNNINADSKRDIVIAIVAGHGGDDPGSIGAKGSYEKRITLQIAKKLAKLINNHPGMKAVMIRQGDYYITHDRKPKLARKNKADLLISIHADAFTSPKPSGASVLVQSTRRANSEFARLIANRQKESELLGGAGETIKKTKDTNLAITLADMKKEHTMKSSYEFATHVLKQLKKITRLHKKKPEGLSLAVLKAPDIPSVLIETGFISNPNDEKKLNSSAHQQKLAKAIYTAIDSYFNHNPPEDSLLAANSMIEHEITRGESLSVVAHRYKVSVGHLKRVNNLTSNTIRIGQTLKIPRTK; encoded by the coding sequence ATGTTTTTAGGTGTAAATAAACGACTGGCAGCCTTTTTTACTCTGTGTATTTGTATTCAGGCTCATGCGGCTAATAGTATAAACGGCATACGTGTCTGGCCCGCTCCGGAAAGTACCCGTGTTGTTTTCGATTTAAGTAAAAAGCCTGATTATAAATATTTCAGCTTATCTTCTCCACAACGTCTAGTTATTGATTTTAATGACAGTAAATCACTTATTTCCTTCCAGAACATCATTAAAAACGATCGTCGCATTAAAAAAATACGAAAAAGCAAACCAAAAAATAAAAATTCAACACGTGTCGTCTTAGAGCTTGCCGATAACTATCAATTAACCGTCTTTCCATTAGCGCCAATAGGTCAATATGGAAACCGTTTAGTCATAGATTTATATGATAAAAACCGTGTCAGCAAAGCCGTTAACAATATAAATGCTGACTCAAAACGCGATATTGTGATTGCTATAGTTGCCGGCCATGGCGGTGATGATCCTGGCTCTATTGGTGCAAAAGGCAGTTATGAAAAACGCATCACCTTACAAATCGCTAAAAAGCTGGCAAAACTCATTAATAACCACCCGGGCATGAAAGCGGTTATGATCCGCCAAGGTGATTATTATATCACCCATGACCGCAAACCCAAATTAGCACGTAAAAACAAAGCTGATTTATTAATTTCTATTCATGCCGATGCCTTTACTTCTCCCAAACCAAGTGGCGCCTCGGTATTGGTACAGTCGACACGAAGGGCAAATTCTGAATTTGCCCGTTTGATTGCTAACCGTCAAAAAGAGTCCGAACTCTTGGGCGGCGCGGGCGAAACCATTAAGAAAACCAAAGATACCAATCTGGCCATTACCCTTGCGGATATGAAAAAAGAGCACACCATGAAAAGTAGCTACGAATTTGCTACCCATGTTCTTAAGCAATTGAAGAAAATTACCAGGTTGCATAAGAAAAAACCGGAAGGATTGAGCTTAGCCGTACTCAAGGCGCCGGATATACCGTCGGTGTTGATTGAAACCGGCTTTATCTCTAACCCGAATGATGAGAAAAAGCTCAACAGTTCCGCCCATCAACAAAAATTAGCGAAAGCCATTTATACGGCCATAGATAGTTATTTTAACCATAATCCGCCTGAAGACAGCCTGTTAGCTGCCAATAGCATGATTGAGCATGAAATAACCCGGGGCGAATCTCTGTCTGTTGTAGCTCACCGTTATAAAGTTTCTGTAGGGCATTTAAAAAGAGTAAATAACCTGACGTCAAACACTATACGGATTGGGCAAACCTTAAAGATACCGCGAACGAAATAA
- a CDS encoding class II D-tagatose-bisphosphate aldolase non-catalytic subunit, with amino-acid sequence MIAEKMIDDYFSSRKCTLLGVGPMSLNCIDAAIDLAHIRNTPLFLIASRRQIDSCEFGGGYVNNMDTATFADYVRARDKDKKIILARDHGGPWQQPVEVNKGLNLKEAMASAKRSYMADIDAGFEVLHIDPSIDIFAEPSTDEVLERIFELYEFCWSYACQQGRQISFEIGTEEQSSNTDTLKELDYTIDKTLKFCEKNQLPKPKFVVAQTGTRVMEDMNVGVVSQSNLLLEDDNAHRQSINEVIHICNKHGIMLKQHNTDYLDSQTLSQHPQLGLHAANVAPEFGVCETNALVKILEKYGLDTLRDDFLTLSHDSGKWQKWMLPHSQASDEKKAIICGHYLFSNPQFIEIKEKASSLLHKKNIDLNNFLYSCVRGSIERYMDCFGL; translated from the coding sequence TTGATAGCGGAAAAGATGATAGACGACTATTTCAGCTCCAGAAAATGTACTTTACTGGGTGTCGGCCCCATGAGCCTTAACTGTATAGATGCGGCCATAGACTTGGCCCATATACGAAACACACCGCTGTTTTTAATCGCCAGCCGCCGTCAGATAGACTCCTGTGAGTTCGGCGGCGGTTATGTCAATAATATGGATACCGCGACATTCGCCGATTATGTCCGGGCAAGGGACAAAGATAAAAAAATCATTCTGGCACGCGATCATGGCGGTCCCTGGCAGCAACCGGTGGAAGTGAACAAAGGTTTAAACCTTAAAGAGGCCATGGCTTCTGCAAAACGTTCTTATATGGCGGATATTGACGCCGGCTTCGAAGTGCTGCATATAGATCCCAGTATCGATATTTTTGCCGAACCTTCCACCGATGAAGTACTCGAAAGAATCTTTGAGTTATATGAGTTTTGCTGGTCATATGCCTGTCAGCAAGGACGGCAAATCAGCTTTGAAATAGGCACAGAAGAGCAAAGCAGTAATACCGACACCCTGAAGGAACTGGATTACACCATAGATAAAACACTAAAGTTTTGCGAAAAAAATCAACTACCTAAACCTAAATTTGTGGTCGCACAAACCGGCACCAGGGTAATGGAGGATATGAATGTCGGTGTGGTGTCACAATCGAACCTCCTGCTCGAAGACGATAATGCCCACCGGCAATCGATTAATGAAGTGATCCATATCTGCAACAAGCACGGTATAATGCTTAAGCAGCACAATACGGATTACCTTGACAGCCAAACCTTGTCGCAACATCCGCAATTAGGCCTGCACGCCGCAAATGTCGCTCCCGAGTTCGGTGTTTGCGAAACCAATGCTTTGGTAAAAATTCTTGAAAAATATGGTCTGGATACCTTGCGCGATGACTTTCTGACCCTGTCCCATGATTCGGGCAAGTGGCAGAAATGGATGTTGCCTCACAGCCAGGCCAGCGATGAAAAGAAAGCTATCATTTGCGGACACTACCTGTTCTCAAACCCACAATTCATTGAAATTAAAGAGAAAGCTTCATCTTTACTACACAAGAAGAACATAGATCTGAACAATTTTCTTTATTCCTGCGTCAGGGGCTCGATTGAACGGTATATGGACTGCTTCGGCTTATAA
- a CDS encoding phosphotransferase, producing the protein MNNPRTVCILTAGIGSRMGESLANSFNKAILPINDQAIISQIIANFPADSHFVIATGYLAEQVRDFLTIAHPDLHFSFVDVPEYTGKHTGPGLSLSYCRELLQTPFYFVSCDTLWQADPALLAQEENWVGVAALPAEQQESYCNFSLLEGNVKAIYDKVAYRGQEPVKSFTGLMYIRDYQSFWHNFQPHRLIKEEVQVSNGLSGMLSAGLKIKALDIRWTDVGTLSRYKEQVLKYSNYDFSKTDESLYIQNGLVTKYFVDEAITANRVAKARLKPDIFPEITEQKGGFYSYRYLAGDTFYNRGSLNSFGKLLEWLEQQVWPTTADNRNIKALCKKFYYDKTMQRLEMFFKKHGESYRNEAFCVNGRPLNPIREILARLNWDELIDGEAAFIHGDLQFDNIIIKDDGRFCLLDWRQDFAGEIKVGDLYYDFAKLYGGIILNYSYIKKNLLSYQEQDNNIEFNFAQDYLSSSYIRTLEAFIESKGYSVSKVKQLVALVFLNMAPLHHYPFDKALFFLGLSRLTATLD; encoded by the coding sequence ATGAATAATCCCCGAACTGTTTGTATTTTAACGGCCGGCATAGGCAGCCGTATGGGCGAAAGCCTGGCCAATAGCTTTAACAAAGCGATTTTACCCATAAATGATCAGGCCATCATTTCCCAGATTATTGCCAACTTTCCCGCCGACAGCCATTTTGTCATTGCCACCGGGTACCTGGCGGAACAGGTCAGGGACTTTTTAACCATAGCCCATCCGGATCTGCACTTCAGCTTTGTTGATGTGCCTGAATATACCGGCAAACACACGGGCCCGGGGTTATCCCTGAGTTATTGCCGGGAGCTGCTGCAGACCCCTTTTTATTTTGTCTCGTGCGACACCCTCTGGCAGGCGGATCCGGCGCTGTTAGCGCAGGAAGAAAACTGGGTCGGGGTAGCCGCCTTGCCGGCTGAGCAGCAGGAAAGTTACTGTAATTTCAGCCTGCTTGAAGGCAATGTCAAAGCTATTTATGACAAGGTTGCATACCGGGGCCAGGAGCCGGTAAAGTCTTTTACCGGCCTGATGTATATCCGGGACTATCAAAGCTTCTGGCATAACTTTCAACCGCACCGGTTGATAAAAGAAGAAGTCCAGGTCAGTAATGGCCTGTCGGGCATGCTAAGCGCGGGGCTCAAAATAAAGGCACTGGATATCCGCTGGACTGACGTCGGTACTTTATCCCGTTACAAAGAGCAGGTCCTGAAGTACTCCAATTATGACTTCAGCAAAACCGATGAAAGCCTGTATATTCAAAACGGCCTGGTCACCAAGTACTTTGTCGATGAGGCCATCACCGCCAACCGTGTCGCTAAAGCCCGGCTGAAACCCGATATTTTTCCCGAAATTACCGAGCAAAAAGGCGGCTTTTACAGTTACCGGTACCTGGCGGGAGATACCTTCTACAACAGGGGCAGCTTAAACAGCTTTGGCAAGCTGCTGGAGTGGCTGGAGCAGCAAGTATGGCCGACAACGGCGGATAACCGGAATATCAAAGCACTCTGTAAAAAGTTTTATTACGATAAAACCATGCAGCGCCTGGAGATGTTTTTCAAAAAACACGGGGAAAGTTACCGGAATGAGGCGTTTTGTGTCAATGGCCGGCCCCTGAACCCCATCAGGGAAATATTGGCACGCCTTAACTGGGATGAGCTAATCGATGGTGAAGCCGCCTTTATTCATGGCGATCTGCAATTTGACAATATTATCATTAAAGACGATGGCCGTTTCTGTTTGCTGGACTGGAGGCAGGACTTTGCCGGAGAAATCAAGGTCGGCGATCTCTATTATGATTTTGCCAAACTTTACGGCGGTATCATCTTAAATTACTCCTATATAAAGAAGAACCTTCTCTCCTATCAAGAGCAGGACAATAATATCGAGTTCAATTTTGCCCAGGATTACCTGTCATCAAGTTATATCCGGACCCTGGAAGCCTTTATCGAAAGCAAGGGCTACAGCGTAAGCAAAGTTAAACAACTGGTCGCGTTAGTGTTTTTAAATATGGCGCCTTTGCACCATTATCCCTTTGACAAGGCATTGTTTTTCCTGGGCTTATCAAGATTAACGGCGACACTGGATTAA
- a CDS encoding phosphatase has translation MNLIPKVFLFDVDGVLCEGGFLYDSQGKAYKKFGPDDHDALLLLSRYMEIQFISGDKRGFPISEARIVKDMKMPLTLVSTTERIDWIKQKWDPKEVVYMGDGIFDNYVFREVGYAISPGNGDDYLMTKADYVTKRFGGDRAVSEACLHVLAKFFDVHCRENILPGKKETSL, from the coding sequence ATGAACCTTATCCCTAAAGTTTTCCTTTTTGATGTCGACGGTGTCCTGTGCGAAGGCGGATTTCTTTATGACAGCCAGGGTAAAGCCTATAAAAAGTTCGGTCCCGATGATCACGATGCCCTGTTACTCTTAAGCCGGTATATGGAGATCCAATTTATCAGCGGTGATAAACGCGGTTTTCCCATTTCCGAGGCCCGTATTGTCAAGGACATGAAAATGCCTTTAACCCTGGTCAGTACCACGGAACGCATAGACTGGATCAAACAAAAATGGGATCCGAAAGAAGTGGTGTATATGGGAGACGGCATTTTTGACAATTATGTCTTCCGGGAGGTGGGATATGCCATATCCCCCGGCAACGGCGATGATTATTTAATGACCAAGGCCGATTATGTAACAAAACGATTTGGTGGCGATCGGGCGGTGTCAGAAGCCTGTTTACATGTGTTGGCAAAATTTTTTGATGTCCACTGCAGAGAGAATATTCTTCCAGGAAAAAAGGAAACCAGCTTGTGA